In one Diprion similis isolate iyDipSimi1 chromosome 6, iyDipSimi1.1, whole genome shotgun sequence genomic region, the following are encoded:
- the LOC124406545 gene encoding transport and Golgi organization protein 1-like: MTKIYLLTNIVIVSAIIAICAITRCDGVISDKRLCYDEKCNEPVSLARTLLRYNSIEPLMLSFPANVEVRIYSKEAGSRRDVWGAEIHGKRGYLPKHMVREQKILKTNLTYEVPTELFQQEVSATDQTKVDVQQQDVGTDHQFQGNGSQQEVTTTDETKVDVPQQEVSTNDQFQGNGLQQEVTTTDETKVDIPQQEVSTNDQFPRNDVQQEAGTNDQFQGNVPQQEVVTTDESTVDVPQQEVSASQDTKINVPSSADELQVSNNVENVEIEANGAVNKLETSSDAGNVKFVQSQEGFIPTANFFHALGVEADQEKSEQVLEDIQSATPSYEVIDGTKIPLIADPVLIKPSYP, translated from the exons ATgacgaaaatatatttattaacgaATATAGTTATAGTATCAGCAATAATTGCTATTTGTGCAATAACACGGTGCGATGGAGTTATTTCAGATAAACGGTTATGTTACGATGAGAAGTGCAATG AACCTGTCTCCTTGGCTCGGACTTTACTTCGTTACAACAGCATCGAACCGTTGATGCTTTCTTTCCCAGCCAATGTAGAGGTCAGAATCTACAGTAAGGAAGCTGGTAGTCGACGAGACGTATGGGGTGCCGAG ATACACGGTAAGCGTGGTTACTTACCAAAACACATGGTACGGgaacagaaaattttgaaaaccaatTTGACTTATGAAGTGCCTACCGAACTCTTTCAACAAGAAGTTAGTGCAACCGATCAAACTAAA GTAGATGTTCAGCAACAAGACGTTGGTACCGATCATCAATTTCAAGGAAATGGTTCACAGCAAGAAGTTACTACGACTGATGAAACTAAAGTAGATGTTCCGCAACAAGAAGTTA GTACCAATGATCAATTTCAAGGAAATGGTTTGCAACAAGAAGTTACTACGACTGATGAAACTAAAGTAGATATTCCACAACAAGAAGTTAGTACCAATGATCAATTTCCCAGAAATGATGTACAACAAGAAGCTGGTACCAATGATCAATTTCAAGGAAATGTTCCACAGCAAGAAGTTGTTACTACAGATGAAAGTACAGTAGATGTTCCGCAACAAGAAGTTAGTGCAAGTCAGGATACTAAAATAAATGTTCCTAGTTCTGCTGATGAATTGCAAGTCtcaaataatgttgaaaatgtagaaattgAAGCAAATGGAGctgtgaataaattagaaaccTCAAGTGATGCaggaaatgtaaaatttgttcaaagtcaGGAAGGGTTTATCCCCACGGCTAATTTTTTCCATGCACTTGGAGTAGAAGCTGATCAAGAAAAATCAGAGCAAGTGTTGGAGGACATACAAAGTGCAACTCCATCCTATGAGGTTATAGATGGAACTAAAATTCCATTGATAGCTGACCCAGTATTAATTAAACCCAGCTATCCA
- the LOC124406544 gene encoding uncharacterized protein LOC124406544, with amino-acid sequence MFDSPRTVEDHSGTNENLATESRISESDSMNEFIPAQGSADNSAKQLNVNKESETGDGSETKFPIDGIFSENNDTPKNTGTMENADNSEINRNEGELLNSDKAAGSLVNDPQESNLGVEEKIRGNIVDNNFMPNAVPLVETVEGLHLTNIRQSHVIAPEMNLESSGSYHREAAFHEITSEMVTDTTVLDGSFSQQESQDSKAQTEYLLDRSINFNNYEVNGPGNVEKTTFARNPEISSSNQISKQDDNQVPFHATSDGENSTSYSVSDDEVKNAIEDHSQNNLQEVVTESADQANDHNFGIPETATEPYSNLEEEKSTTTRNLLMVEDNSQYANDQSTIGIFDMNKPDTSESQPPQENEPEIHPEDDLLTESTEEGIWAQFSKILPFAGEPSNAVASPEVCDINSNCPDLDKDPSLSNSEQDAEGEDVGSYLPVWDQHNYLETLMYLGLTAFTTLLFSLGYYYIENQRRDKELVAKINRLEKELLVMTKENMILGEDLKTTKNKLNSIEDESFGSNEMVLSLKSELEMAQVTKGELEDQIITLEKELESATEAGLELERMLREFLASQSDDNPLAQSVEDLQTRLNAQQATNESLTNSLNLKAQENEVLTAELAITQEKYQQFEVEVTRLTEELKVQSNLKKNLEKDLTAKILQLNDRVDKLSEERATLSNQLTSKEVALNDLAEIMKQSNDKLDFKKLYDVSHIKADAQVIAKERDELKIKLTEVEGAHQLLEDRRIFIFTEHTKLIKEEIASITEQYELAERDKIEAQTRLEVLSNYFKEKESQLQKELGMQEAMWVQKQGEVTSTVDRIQTMQNEIQNYRQQIETLKREILDQEREYKSQISALETKSHEQWVIARQSERRLEESKAEASQLRNRLTMVEKSINDVDADSKLHRMETNGETASSPQLFLGAETSSSPILFTGSSGIPPPIPPFPPYPPYPVIPAPPHSGGGPMYDISRRPPPLGGRLSSPPPIPLPHPPGRYEDASSPPPPLSPPLHPSYNHRSPPPFSNEHVHMYHHGPPPPFLPPLGTSHSWGDDILPPPRNPVFHPHQREQRVRNHKDQANGAAKRGSAEYLFVMEMEVAKVQIAECVSQVESVSIQECRICLKNCNEFWELFQNDEDIPRKIMAFAAIQVEHGDGLPSIICFSCRQLLDMSYDFKCQVEKSDAVLRKILLSNIKDDRDAAKESLSQSINDVITEAIADEIPNQQTGIKELEMQSESKSQAAQEIKSVVLTNFDDKQSAVTFEISEECMSGNESSQEEEMQDKSLSDESIDKHIEKDDDFSQREIISALENTEILLDDQGVTVGKLIDSTDQNIEPEPIKQEDIPLSEECELLEGERNDQDEIVFHDDLKFELKNSLLSEGDDEADVSFESDKLKPNNCQIFNEEMNDSDEEKPLITRTSRRKCPHCIKSFATNIALQRHMTIHKHKTKLRYVCYLCDKQFSTVAKLKNHVSDNHDSLKNENRVDVDNNCGAIDTDRKGEKLEYDIDISIDKQKTDKKNYKMKCKVCAKQFTYQKSFLSHIKTHPEYEKYENSDNHTGQLTTIEESLDHQTDSSHSKINESDDDDLPLEGLQCTQCGKLFATKGNLKRHVSTHSGLRFNCSTCGKEFSRLDKLKDHEQSKHKEEIFGASDDEDDDTDNESRPNESAESKRKEKKCRPHQCAMCPKAFAQAQSLANHMERHKRIKEPQKRFLCEVCSKCFAQSGSLVAHMRTHTGIKPYVCNVCSRAFTKSTYLQLHLRTHSGEKPYICQYCSRAFARANTLARHITMHTGEAKYHCQICMKSFRRLTSLNEHTYTHTGQRPYACKICSKRYNNAGSLYAHTKKCRAQQLSGSASTYTVSVDNANQNDVSTVPQMLIYSQRKIVPSEPQVAQAPTPQYLVTTVQSQKTLPTHISQSFAVGDPHFYAIDGKQLKNPYYTIYPNM; translated from the exons ATGTTCGATAGCCCAAGAACAGTTGAAGACCATTCAGGTACAAACGAAAATCTTGCTACAGAAAGTCGAATTAGTGAATCTGATTCAATGAACGAATTCATACCAGCACAAGGCAGTGCAGATAATTCTGCAAAACAACTGAATGTCAACAAGGAAAGCGAAACTGGAGATGGTTCAGAGACAAAATTTCCGATTGATGGAATTTTcagcgaaaataatgatacacCAAAGAATACAGGGACAATGGAAAATGCTGATAATTCTGAAATAAATCGCAATGAAGGCGAATTACTTAACTCTGACAAAGCTGCTGGCAGCTTAGTTAATGATCCACAAGAAAGTAATCTTGGCGtagaggaaaaaattcgtgGTAATATAGttgacaataattttatgcCAAATGCAGTGCCTTTAGTAGAAACCGTTGAAGGTCTGCATCTTACAAATATACGTCAAAGTCATGTGATTGCTCCAGAAATGAATTTGGAAAGTAGTGGGAGTTATCACAGAGAAGCAGCATTTCATGAAATCACATCTGAGATGGTGACAGATACAACTGTTCTTGATGGAAGTTTCTCTCAACAAGAGTCTCAAGATTCAAAAGCACAAACCGAATATTTGTTAGACAGaagtattaatttcaataactACGAAGTGAATGGGCCTGGcaatgttgaaaaaacaacttttGCAAGAAACCCTGAAATTTCATCGAGTAACCAAATAAGCAAACAAGATGATAATCAAGTACCTTTTCACGCAACGAGTGATGGTGAAAATTCCACTAGTTACAGCGTTAGTGatgatgaagtaaaaaatgcgATTGAAGATCATTCACAGAATAATTTACAAGAAGTAGTAACAGAAAGTGCTGATCAAGCGAATGACCACAACTTTGGCATTCCAGAGACAGCTACGGAGCCCTATTCAAatttggaagaagaaaaatcaacaacCACCAGAAATCTGTTAATGGTTGAAGATAACTCGCAGTATGCCAATG ATCAATCAACCATTGGTATATTCGACATGAATAAACCTGATACCTCTGAATCTCAACCACCGCAAGAAAACGAACCTGAGATACACCCTGAGGACGATTTATTAACAGAATCTACGGAAGAAGGTATTTGGGCACAATTTAGCAAAATTCTACCATTTGCTGGAGAACCCAGTAATGCAG tggCATCGCCTGAAGTGTGTGACATTAATTCCAACTGTCCTGATCTAGATAAGGATCCATCCTTATCGAACTCG GAACAAGATGCAGAAGGAGAAGATGTTGGATCATATTTACCAGTCTGGGATCAACATAATTACTTAGAGACACTCATGTATCTTGGTTTAACAGCTTTCACTACATTGTTATTTTCGCTCGGCTATTATTATATTGAG aACCAGAGACGCGATAAAGAGCTAGTAGCTAAAATCAATAGACTTGAAAAGGAATTGCTAGTGATGACGAAAGAAAACATGATACTGGGTGAAGACTTGAAAACTACCAAAAACAAG TTGAATTCCATCGAAGATGAATCCTTTGGATCCAATGAAATGGTACTTTCCTTAAAGTCAGAGCTGGAAATGGCACAG GTCACCAAAGGAGAATTGGAAGACCAAATTATTACATTAGAAAAGGAATTAGAGAGTGCAACGGAAGCCGGTTTGGAACTAGAGCGTATGTTGCGTGAGTTTCTAGCATCACAGAGTGATGATAATCCACTGGCTCAATCAGTGGAAGATTTGCAAACTCGTTTAAATGCTCAACAAGCTACAAATGAGTCATTAACCAACAGCCTCAATCTCAAAGCCCAAGAG aatgAAGTCCTAACTGCCGAGCTTGCCATTACTCAAGAGAAGTACCAGCAATTTGAGGTGGAAGTAACACGACTAACAGAAGAATTGAAAGTGCAGAGCAACCTGAAAAAGAATCTTGAAAAAGATTTGACAGCTAAAATTTTACAGCTCAATGACCGAGTTGATAAG CTTTCTGAAGAACGTGCCACTTTGAGTAATCAGTTGACTTCGAAGGAAGTGGCATTGAACGATCTTgcagaaataatgaaacaaaGTAACGATAAATTggatttcaaaaaactttatgACGTGTCCCACATCAAGGCTGATGCACAAGTCATTGCTAAAGAGAGAGATGAACTTAAAATTAAACTAACCGAAGTGGAAGGAGCTCACCAACTACTCGAGG ATAggcgtattttcatttttacagaaCACACAAAGCTAATTAAAGAGGAAATTGCTTCAATTACGGAACAATATGAATTGGCCGAACGTGATAAAATAGAAGCGCAAACCCGACTTGAAGtgctttcaaattactttaaagaaaaagaaagtcaaTTGCAAAA agAACTTGGCATGCAGGAAGCAATGTGGGTGCAGAAACAAGGTGAGGTAACTTCAACCGTTGACAGGATACAAACGATGCAGAATGAAATTCAGAATTATAGGCAAcaaattgaaactttgaagAGGGAAATACTGGATCAAGAACGGGAATATAAGAGTCAGATTTCAGCCTTGGAAACAAAATCGCACGAACAATGG GTAATCGCCCGACAAAGTGAACGACGCTTGGAAGAATCGAAGGCTGAAGCCAGCCAATTACGAAATCGACTGACTATGGTGGAGAAAAGTATAAACGACGTAGATGCCGATTCAAAATTACATC GCATGGAGACGAACGGAGAGACAGCATCGTCCCCTCAATTATTTTTGGGAGCAGAGACATCAAGTTCTCCTATATTGTTTACTGGTTCCTCAGGTATTCCTCCCCCTATACCTCCATTTCCACCATACCCTCCGTATCCCGTTATACCGGCACCGCCACATTCTGGAGGGGGACCGATGTACGATATTAGTAGGAGGCCTCCGCCGTTAGGAGGACGTCTGTCCTCGCCACCCCCAATACCTCTTCCTCATCCACCTGGTAGATACGAAGATGCCAGTTCTCCACCACCGCCGCTGTCACCTCCGTTGCATCCCTCTTACAACCATCGCTCACCGCCACCATTTAGCAACGAACATGTCCATATGTATCATCATGGTCCGCCTCCTCCATTTTTGCCACCTTTGGGAACCTCGCATTCTTGGGGGGATGATATATTACCACCTCCACGAAATCCGGTTTTCCATCCCCATCAACGTGAGCAGCGTGTACGGAATCACAAag ATCAAGCAAATGGCGCAGCAAAACGGGGCTCAGCGGAGTATCTCTTCGTGATGGAAATGGAAGTGGCAAAAGTACAAATAGCCGAATGTGTCTCGCAAGTTGAGTCAGTTTCTATCCAGGAATGTcgtatttgtttaaaaaattgtaatgagTTTTGGGAATTATTCCAAAATGACGAAGATATTCCAAGAAAAATCATGGCGTTTGCTGCTATACAG GTAGAACACGGCGACGGACTCCCAAGTATTATTTGCTTCTCATGTCGCCAGCTATTGGATATGTCCTACGATTTCAAGTGTCAGGTTGAAAAATCTGATGCTGTTTTACGTAAAATATTGCTATCGAATATAAAAGACGATAGAGATGCAGCTAAGGAGTCATTGTCACAATCGATCAACGATGTTATCACGGAAGCCATTGCTGACGAAATTCCTAATCAGCAAACAGGAATAAAGGAATTGGAAATGCAGAGTGAATCAAAATCACAAGCTGCACAAGAGATAAAGAGTGTAGTATTGACTAATTTTGATGATAAACAAAGTGCAGTAACCTTTGAAATCAGTGAGGAGTGCATGAGTGGTAACGAGTCCTCACAAGAGGAGGAAATGCAGGATAAAAGTTTGAGCGATGAATCGATTGATAAGCATATAGAGAAAGATGACGATTTTAGTCAGCGCGAGATAATATCTGCTTTAGAGAATACAGAGATATTGCTTGATGATCAGGGTGTTACAGTAGGTAAATTGATTGATTCAACAGATCAAAATATTGAACCAGAACCTATTAAACAAGAGGATATCCCATTGTCAGAGGAATGTGAGTTGTTAGAAGGAGAGAGGAATGACCAGGacgaaattgtttttcatgatgatctcaaatttgaattaaaaaatagtctACTCTCTGAGGGGGATGACGAAGCTGATGTTTCATTTGAATCAGACAAATTAAAACCCAacaattgtcaaattttcaatgaagAAATGAATGATAGTGATGAAGAGAAACCATTGATCACGAGAACCAGTCGACGAAAATGTCCTCACTGTATCAAGAGCTTTGCCACAAATATAGCTCTGCAACGACACATGACCATTCACAAGCACAAAACTAAATTGAGATACGTTTGCTATTTGTGTGACAAACAATTTTCTACTGTTGCAAAGCTGAAGAATCATGTGTCAGATAATCacgattctttgaaaaatgaaaacagagttgatgttgataataattgtgGCGCAATAGATACTGATAGAAAAGGGGAAAAGTTAGAATATGATATTGACATTTCGATAGACAAGCAgaaaacagataaaaaaaactataaaatgaaatgcaaAGTCTGTGCGAAACAGTTCACCTATCAGAAATCATTTCTTTCCCACATTAAAACTCACcctgaatatgaaaaatatgaaaattcagATAATCATACCGGGCAGCTGACAACAATAGAAGAATCACTGGACCATCAAACTGATTCATCTCATTCCAAAATAAACGAATCTGATGACGACGATTTACCGCTCGAAGGCTTACAGTGTACTCAATGTGGTAAACTTTTTGCAACTAAGGGAAATCTGAAAAGGCATGTATCAACCCACAGTGGTCTTAGATTCAATTGTTCAACGTGTGGAAAGGAATTCTCTAGATTAGATAAACTCAAAGATCATGAGCAGTCGAAAcacaaagaagaaatttttgggGCATCTGACGATGAAGATGATGATACAGATAACGAAAGTAGACCAAATGAAAGTGCCGAATCCAAAAGGAAG GAAAAAAAGTGCAGACCTCATCAATGCGCTATGTGTCCAAAGGCATTTGCTCAGGCACAATCATTGGCCAACCATATGGAACGACACAAACGTATCAAAGAGCCACAAAAACGTTTCCTTTGTGAAGTATGCAGCAAGTGCTTTGCACAAAGTGGATCGCTAGTAGCCCATATGAGAACTCATACAGGAATTAAGCCATACGTTTGCAATGTTTGCAGTAGAGCATTTACCAAGAGTACATATTTGCAGTTGCATCTCCGCACGCATAGTGGTGAAAAACCATATATATGTCAGTATTGCAGTAGAGCATTTGCCAGAGCTAACACGCTAGCTAGACACATAACGATGCATACAGGAGAGGCAAAATATCATTGTCAAATATGCATGAAATCATTCAGACGGTTGACTTCCCTGAATGAACATACTTATACTCATACTGGCCAGAGACCATATGCATGTAAAATATGTTCCAAGCGCTATAACAATGCTGGCTCTTTGTATGCTCATACAAAAAAATGCAGAGCGCAACAATTGTCAGGATCAGCATCCACTTATACAGTTTCAGTTGACAATGCCAATCAAAATGACGTTTCCACAGTACCACAAATGTTGATTTACTCCCAAAGAAAAATTGTCCCCAGTGAACCTCAGGTTGCACAAGCTCCAACGCCACAGTATTTGGTCACGACTGTTCAGAGTCAAAAAACTCTTCCGACCCATATCAGTCAGTCCTTTGCAGTTGGAGACCCTCATTTTTACGCAATAGATGGAAAGCAATTGAAAAATccttattatacaatttatcCCAATATGTAA
- the LOC124406642 gene encoding SWI/SNF-related matrix-associated actin-dependent regulator of chromatin subfamily B member 1: MALRTYGDKPISFQVEENGEYYCIGSEVGNYLRLFRGSLYKRYPGMFRRSITNDERKKLVELGLSQHVLASSVSLLRASEVEDIIEGNDDKYKAVSVHSTEPPAPREGKSKKSMSWVPSLPNSSHLDAVPQATPINRNRVHTKKVRTFPLCFDDTDPSANLENAAQQEMLVPIRLDMEIEGQKLRDTFTWNKNESLITPEQFAEVLCDDLDLNPLTFVPAIAQAIRQQIEAFPQETILEDQCDQRVIIKLNIHVGNTSLVDQVEWDMSEKENNPEKFAMKLCAELGLGGEFVTAIAYSVRGQLSWHQRTYAFSEAPLPTVEVPFRPPSEADQWAPFLETLTDAEMEKKIRDQDRNTRRMRRLANTTPGW, translated from the exons ATGGCATTACGAACGTACGGCGATAAGCCCATAAGTTTTCAAGTTGAAGAAAATGGAGAATATTATTGCATCGGTTCAGAAGTTGGGAATTATTTGCGTCTCTTTCGTGGTTCTTTGTACAAAAGATACCCTGGCATGTTCAGAAGATCTATAACCaatgacgaaagaaaaaaactcgtcGAACTTGGTCTTAGTCAGCATGTTCTCGCCTCCAGCGTATCTTTGTTACGTGCCAGTGAAGTTGAAGACATTATAGAAGGCAATGATGATAAATACAAGGCTGTTTCGGTCCATTCGACTGAACCACCTGCTCCTAGAGAaggaaaatctaaaaaatctATGTCCTGGGTTCCAAGTTTACCAAACAGCTCACATCTCGATGCTGTACCGCAAGCTACGCCCATTAATCGCAACAGAGTTCACACTAAAAAAGTCAGAACTTTTCCTCTATG CTTTGATGATACAGATCCATCTGCAAATTTAGAAAATGCTGCTCAACAAGAGATGCTTGTCCCAATACGTTTAGACATGGAAATTGAAGGGCAAAAACTTAGAGATACTTTTACATGGAACAAGAATG AAAGCCTGATAACACCAGAACAGTTTGCAGAAGTTTTGTGCGACGACTTGGATCTGAATCCCTTAACATTTGTCCCTGCTATCGCACAAGCAATTAGACAACAAATTGAAGCATTCCCTCAAGAGACTATCTTAGAAGATCAGTGTGATCAAAGAGTCATTATTAAGTTGAATATTCATGTTGGAAATACGTCATTGGTTGATCAAGTTGAATGGGATATGTCTGAGAAAGAGAATAATccagaaaaatttgcaatgaaaCTTTGCGCTGAGTTGGGGCTTGGAGGAGAATTTGTCACCGCCATTGCCTATAg CGTCCGAGGTCAATTGTCATGGCATCAAAGAACATACGCATTTTCTGAAGCGCCACTGCCAACTGTTGAAGTACCATTTAGACCTCCCTCAGAAGCCGACCAATGGGCGCCCTTCCTCGAGACCCTGACTGATGCGGAAATGGAAAAGAAGATAAGAGATCAAGACAGAAACACTCG ACGAATGCGGAGATTGGCTAATACTACACCAGGGTGGTAA
- the LOC124406641 gene encoding syntaxin-5 — MPARRRRGGSEHEIDPMITTSNSAYQNRDFGHQYHNDRVVSQQLDINNKQQEANLVTMTSRDRTKEFANAIRTMQGRTVARAAVMRDPRQARQIQSYSNFMMIAKNIGKNIASTYTKLEKLALLAKKKSLFDDRPSEIQELTYIIKGDLNSLNQQIAKLQEVGRQQRESLGATRGHHLASHSSSVVVALQSKLANMSNHFKNVLEVRTENLKQQQCRREQFTQGSVSASLPPSAVSGRQGSLLLQEEANSSSVSIDLEPAMGQQVMQRQAVLYDETDTYVQSRSDAMQNIESTIVELGGIFQQLAHMVKEQEEMVERIDSNIQDTELNVEAAHGEILKYFQSVTNNRWLMIKIFAVLIFFFIFFVVFVA, encoded by the exons ATGCCAGCGCGTAGACGACGAGGTGGCTCCGAACACGAAATTGATCCAATGATCACAACCTCCAACAGTGCATATCAAAATCGCGATTTTGGACATCAATACCACAATGATAGAGTTGTTTCTCAACAACTAGATATCAACAATAAACAGCAAGAAGCTAACTTAGTTACAATGACTTCACGAGACAGGACCAAAGAGTTTGCAAATGCGATTCGCACGATGCAGGGAAGGACAGTGGCGCGAGCTGCTGTTATGAGAGATCCTAGACAGGCTCGTCAGATACAGAGTTATTCCAATTTTATGATGATCGCTAAGAACATTGGAAAGAATATCGCTAGCACTTACacaaaattggaaaaacttgCGTTGC TGGCAAAGAAGAAATCATTGTTTGACGATAGACCATCAGAAATTCAAGAATTGACTTACATCATAAAGGGGGATTTGAATAGTTTAAATCAGCAAATAGCAAAATTGCAAGAAGTAGGTAGACAACAGCGGGAGAGTCTTGGGGCGACGCGTGGCCATCACCTAGCTTCTCACTCCTCTTCTGTAGTTGTCGCTCTGCAATCAAAATTAGCCAACATGTCTAACCATTTCAAAAACGTTCTTGAAGTGAGGACAGAA AACttgaaacaacaacaatgcCGAAGGGAGCAGTTTACACAAGGATCAGTGTCTGCGTCGTTACCTCCTAGTGCAGTATCGGGGCGACAAGGTTCCTTGCTTCTTCAAGAAGAAGCAAATTCATCCTCTGTTAGCATAGACTTGGAACCCGCAATGGGACAGCAAGTGATGCAGCGTCAAGCTGTCCTCTACGATGAAACA GATACTTATGTACAGTCGAGATCAGATGCTATGCAAAATATTGAATCTACAATTGTCGAACTTGGAGGAATCTTTCAACAACTGGCTCACATGGTCAAAGAACAGGAAGAAATGGTTGAAAG GATAGACAGTAACATTCAAGATACCGAGTTGAACGTAGAGGCTGCACatggtgaaattttaaaatacttCCAATCAGTCACGAACAACCGGTGgctgatgataaaaatttttgctgttCTTATATTCTTCTTTATATTCTTCGTTGTCTTTGTAGCATAG